CAACCTCGACGTGACCCGCGACCTGACCGACGTGCGGGACGTCGTCGAGGCCTATCTCGCGCTGCTCGAACGCGGGCGATCCGGCGCCGCCTACAACGTATGCCGCGGTCAGGGCATCCGTCTCGCGGATCTGGTCGCCGCGCTGGGCGAGCGCGCCCGGCGACCCATCCGCATCGAGGTGGACCCGGCTCGCGTGCGACCCGCCGATCTGCGCTACCTGGTGGGAGACCCTTCGGCCATCCTGCGCGACACCGGTTGGAAGGCCACGATCCCACTCGCGAAGACGCTCGACGAAGTGCTCGAGGAGTGGCGTGGACGAGCTACGGGAGTCGCCCCGCACGACCGCTGAGCGACGGTCAGCCTTCGGACTTCTCCAGCCAGTACGAGCCGATGCAGAGCGCGTCCATCCGGGTGCGCTCGAAGCAATCGATCGCCTGCTCCGGGGTGTGCACGATCGGCTCGTTCTCGTTGAACGAGGTGTTGAGCAAGACCGGCACGCCCGTGCGCTGCTGGAACGTCGTGATCAAGTCGTAGCTGAGGGCGTTCTGGTCGCGGTTGATGGTCTGCACGCGTCCCGTGCCGTCTTCGTGCGTGATGGCGGGGAGCTTGGGGCGCCACTCCGGGCGGACTTTGTAGACGATGATCATGAACGGCACCGGGTGGGTGCCCTCGAACACCGTGGGCAGGTCCTCCTCGCGGATGATCGGCGCGAAAGGACGGAACGGCTCCCGATTCTTGATGCGGGCGTTCAGCGTGGCCTTCATGTCGGGCACCGCGGGGTTGCACAGAATGCTGCGGTTCCCCAGCGCGCGTGGACCCCATTCCTCGCGGCCCTGGAACCAGCCCACGATCTTGCCCTTGGCCAGCGCTTCCGTGGTGACGTCCAGCAGATCCTGACGCTCGAGCTTGCGGAAGGGCCGTCCGTTCTTGCGCACGGCCGGCTCGATCTGCGCGTCGCCCCACTCGGTGCCCCAGTACGAATGGGTGACGGGTCCGTTGCGCGCCGCCCGGTGCTTGGTGTGGAGCACGTAGAGTGCGGCGCCGATCGCGGTGCCGTCGTCGGATGCCGCGGACTGGAAGTAGGCGCGGTCGACGTAGCCCTCGGTGATCATCCGTCCGTTGGCCACCGAGTTGAGAGCGCACCCACCCGCCATCACGATGTCGCGCTGGCCGGTCTCGCGAACGACGGCCGAGACCATCTCCAGGAACACCTCCTCGTAGCGCTTCTGGACCGAGGCGGCGATGTCCTGCTCGCGCTCGCCGATCTCGCTGTTGCGCGGGCGCGCGGGGCCCAGCGCCCGCTCGAGCTTCGGTCCCCAGAGGCGAGGCAGCACGATCTCGCCTTCCACGATCGTCTCGAACGAGGTCGTCGTGCGATGGTGCTCGTAGTAATCGAGGTTCAGACGCAGCCCCGCGTCGTGGCGGTAGGCCACGAGGTCGCGCATGACCGACGAGAAGCGGTCGCGCCCGTAGGCGGCGAGCCCCATGACCTTGTACTCCTCGCCGTAGCGGTCGAAG
The sequence above is a segment of the Candidatus Eisenbacteria bacterium genome. Coding sequences within it:
- a CDS encoding carbamoyltransferase C-terminal domain-containing protein yields the protein SAALISEKGVLAAIAEERINRRKHCADFPILAIQEVLRIAGAKVTDLTDIAVARAPFANMQAKARFLLQYPESGMEMARRRFAVHQAVQGTPDRICTELGIPRDRLKAAFHQVEHHVAHAASAFFWSPFERATALTIDGAGDFATTLAALCEGNDIRVLRRSFWPHSLGVFYTALCQFIGFDRYGEEYKVMGLAAYGRDRFSSVMRDLVAYRHDAGLRLNLDYYEHHRTTTSFETIVEGEIVLPRLWGPKLERALGPARPRNSEIGEREQDIAASVQKRYEEVFLEMVSAVVRETGQRDIVMAGGCALNSVANGRMITEGYVDRAYFQSAASDDGTAIGAALYVLHTKHRAARNGPVTHSYWGTEWGDAQIEPAVRKNGRPFRKLERQDLLDVTTEALAKGKIVGWFQGREEWGPRALGNRSILCNPAVPDMKATLNARIKNREPFRPFAPIIREEDLPTVFEGTHPVPFMIIVYKVRPEWRPKLPAITHEDGTGRVQTINRDQNALSYDLITTFQQRTGVPVLLNTSFNENEPIVHTPEQAIDCFERTRMDALCIGSYWLEKSEG